The genomic stretch TGGTCGCCGCTCCCAGCCGCGGCGTAGGCCAGCTTCTTGGCTGTTGCCTCGTCGTGGAGCCCGGTGGCCCGATCGCTCATCGCCTTCGGCGGCGTCACCGTCGAAAGGCCGTCCACCGTCAGCCCGAGGATCTCGATGTCGTGCTCAATGGCGCCCTTGTTTATGAAGGTCAGACGGACTGGCTGGTTGGCCGGGGCGGACAGCTGCGCCGGCTCGAACTTGAGATCCAGCGCCGTCACTGTCAGCTCGGTCACCGAGCCCGCCGCGGCGGCAGCCAGCGGCGGGCCGGAGACTGATGCAGTCTGCGGTCGGCTTCCCTTCTCCATCTGGGCTGGCGACATGTCGGGCCCGTTCGTGCCGCAGGCGGAGAGCAGCGCGCCGGCAGCCGGCAGGGTCAATCCCAGCAGCCCGGCCCGCTTCAGCAGCGAACGCCGGTTCATCGTCGTCGAGTCGATCTGGTCAAGCGCCATTTGGGTGCCCCTTCGCAAGTCTGCTTGCGCCTCATCGCGCGTCCATCACCTTATGGCTCTAAGCCTATGGAGCGGAGTTTCCTGACCCTGTGACTTTCGTCTCATTCGCGTTACAGTACTGTGACAAATTTCACGAAGGGAGTTTGGCCGGATGATGAATCGCGAACGGTACCGTGATCTGCTCCGGGGGACGTCCTACTTCGCCCGGCTCGACGATGCCGGCCTCGACGAGGTCATCACGGTTGCAATTGCCCGGCGCTACGGCCAGGGTCAGCGGCTGTTTACCGAGGGACACAACGAGGGGCGTTGCTCGCTGCATATCGTCGAGACAGGTCTGGTGCGCGTCTTCAAGACATCGGCCGAGGGGCGCGAGCAGGTGCTGCGCCTGATGCGGCCGGGTGAGGCGTTCTCCGATGTGCCGGTCTTCGACGGCGGCGCATATCCGGCGAGCGCCGATATTGTCGAAGCCTCGACGGTGCTGGCGATCCCGCGGGACGCGTTGATGCCGTTGATGGATCGCTACCCTGCGATCGCGATTGGGGGGCTGCAGAATATATCTTCGCGGCTGCGTCACATGACGGCGCTGGTCGAGGATCTGTCACTCCGGAGAGTGATGAGCCGGGTCGCCCGGCTGCTGCTGGAAAACCCGAACGAGATCCACCTGACCCAGTCGCAGATGGCGTCGATGGTCGGCACTGCCCGCGAGATGGTCAATCGCTCGCTCCACACGCTCGAGGATCGCGGCATCATCCAGCTCCGCGGCCAGGAGATCACCATCCTGGACGCCGCGAAGCTGGCCGACGTCATCGACGCGGGCTGAAAACACGCCGTCGATTCGTATTCTGTGCCGTCTGTTTCTGCCCGAAGAAGATACGGGGCGCTACCCGTTGCTGTGTCGGGACTTGACGTAAAGGACCGGATCGACGGATTCAATGACTGCGATGCGTGATGAATGCCGGGGATTCGCAGGGAAGACGATGACGTTGTCGCCCAGAAGAGTTGCGGAGGGTACGAGCATCGCCTCGTGTCCGAGGAGGACGGCTGCCCCGGCGATCGCGTGACCGATGAGATATGCCTGCTCCTCACCAGAGCCATCATCGCCAGACAGATCATGTTTCTGGAGGCCGAACGATGATACGTCTCGACAATCCACGACGTTGGCTAACTCCAGATAGAGCTTCGAGATTCTGCGATTCCGCAGACGGGTGAATTGTGGTTTGCCGTCTTCGCCGAGATGCTTGATAAGCTCACCGAGTACGATGTCCCTGCCGAGTGACAGATATAGCGCTTCCCAGCATTCCGCCGGGTCGAATTGATCGTGGCCGCGGTTGTATCTGCCCGAGAATTTGATCGATCCGGCGCTATTCGTCGCCTCGCGAGCGGCGGCGTGATGACGCCACGCGTGACCATGCCACTCCGAAGATCGACAGGCTTGGATCATCGCGAGTGGATCCCAACCCGGTGGTATCCCCACGCTAGACGAAGATCCCCTCGTCTAGCGCATCGAGTGCAGCCTCCACGACGTCGAGGCGGCCGGCCGCCGCAACCTCCGCGGGGCGGAGGCCCCGTAGATAGCGATTCTTCGAACGCATCCACTCGAGCATGGCTTCGTGAGAGTCGAAGGTTTCGCGCAGCCGTTGATCCAGTGCGAGAAGGGCCCGGATTCTCGCACGGGCATCGTGCTGAGGATGATGCGACTGGACTTTCCATCGGGAAAGCGTGCGGCTGGTGGTCCCTAGCGCGTCGGCAAGCTCGTTCTCAGTCAGCCCCAGGTCGCCTTCGAGTCGTTCGATCGACT from Thermomicrobiales bacterium encodes the following:
- a CDS encoding MbcA/ParS/Xre antitoxin family protein, whose amino-acid sequence is MRHEAGSSSLITFDMTIRQSIERLEGDLGLTENELADALGTTSRTLSRWKVQSHHPQHDARARIRALLALDQRLRETFDSHEAMLEWMRSKNRYLRGLRPAEVAAAGRLDVVEAALDALDEGIFV
- a CDS encoding Crp/Fnr family transcriptional regulator, which codes for MNRERYRDLLRGTSYFARLDDAGLDEVITVAIARRYGQGQRLFTEGHNEGRCSLHIVETGLVRVFKTSAEGREQVLRLMRPGEAFSDVPVFDGGAYPASADIVEASTVLAIPRDALMPLMDRYPAIAIGGLQNISSRLRHMTALVEDLSLRRVMSRVARLLLENPNEIHLTQSQMASMVGTAREMVNRSLHTLEDRGIIQLRGQEITILDAAKLADVIDAG
- a CDS encoding RES family NAD+ phosphorylase, which translates into the protein MIQACRSSEWHGHAWRHHAAAREATNSAGSIKFSGRYNRGHDQFDPAECWEALYLSLGRDIVLGELIKHLGEDGKPQFTRLRNRRISKLYLELANVVDCRDVSSFGLQKHDLSGDDGSGEEQAYLIGHAIAGAAVLLGHEAMLVPSATLLGDNVIVFPANPRHSSRIAVIESVDPVLYVKSRHSNG